A genomic segment from Aspergillus chevalieri M1 DNA, chromosome 7, nearly complete sequence encodes:
- a CDS encoding GTPase-activating protein RNA1 (BUSCO:EOG09260KNI;~COG:A,T,Y;~EggNog:ENOG410PGV5;~InterPro:IPR001611,IPR032675;~PFAM:PF13516;~go_function: GO:0005515 - protein binding [Evidence IEA]), translating to MAPPKVFSLEGKGLKLDTAEDMEAHIQPLLEGADFTEVRLGGNTLGVAASERLASALSAQKNLEVAELADIFTSRLLSEIPQALTALLNALLEIETLHTVNLSDNAFGLNTQAPLVDFLSRHVPLRHLILNNNGLGPFAGTYIADALTKLAERKEEVRKEGKEAPLLESIVCGRNRLENGSMEAWARAYEVHAKGMRSVKMTQNGIRQEGISHLLKEGLRHASALEVLDLQDNTFTIMGSTALAGVLGGWSSLRELGVGDCLLSARGGIKVAQALAEGKNEKLQTLRLQYNEINAEGVKQLLHATRTGLQALRRIELNGNVFLEEDENVNDLREILEARKDEHGHDDDPEDMWGVDELDELEEEEDESEEDELDEEEEEDEAKQAETEKKSKDVDELAETLGKTGL from the coding sequence ATGGCCCCTCCAAAGGTTTTCTCGCTTGAAGGCAAGGGCCTCAAGCTCGACACGGCAGAGGACATGGAAGCCCATATCCAGCCTCTCCTCGAGGGCGCCGACTTCACCGAAGTGCGTCTGGGCGGAAACACGCTCGGTGTGGCCGCAAGCGAGCGTCTCGCATCCGCCCTCTCCGCTCAGAAGAACCTCGAAGTGGCCGAGCTGGCCGATATTTTCACCTCGCGTCTGCTCTCGGAGATTCCGCAGGCCCTGACGGCCCTTCTCAACGCGCTTCTGGAGATCGAAACCTTGCACACCGTTAATCTCTCCGATAATGCCTTCGGTCTTAACACGCAGGCGCCGCTCGTCGACTTCCTCTCCCGCCACGTCCCTCTCCGCCATCTCATCCTGAACAACAACGGTCTGGGCCCCTTTGCCGGAACATACATTGCGGACGCGCTCACCAAGCTGGCGGAGCGCAAAGAAGAGGTTCGCAAGGAGGGCAAGGAGGCCCCGCTTTTGGAGAGCATTGTTTGCGGCCGCAACCGGTTGGAGAACGGTAGTATGGAGGCGTGGGCGCGTGCATACGAGGTGCACGCGAAGGGTATGCGCTCCGTCAAAATGACCCAGAACGGTATCCGTCAGGAGGGTATTTCGCATTTGTTGAAGGAGGGTTTGCGTCACGCCAGCGCGCTTGAGGTTCTGGACTTGCAGGACAACACTTTTACGATAATGGGATCTACGGCTCTTGCTGGTGTTCTTGGGGGCTGGTCTTCGCTGCGCGAGCTTGGTGTTGGTGATTGCTTGCTCTCTGCGCGGGGCGGTATTAAGGTCGCCCAGGCTCTTGCGGAGGGTAAGAACGAGAAGCTCCAGACGCTGCGTCTGCAGTACAACGAGATCAACGCGGAGGGTGTCAAGCAGCTCCTCCATGCCACTCGGACAGGATTGCAAGCGCTGCGCCGTATTGAGTTGAACGGCAACGTCTTCCTCGAGGAAGACGAGAACGTGAACGACCTGCGCGAGATCCTCGAGGCACGCAAGGACGAGCACGGCCACGACGACGACCCCGAGGACATGTGGGGCGTTGACGAGCTGGACGagttggaagaggaggaggacgagtcggaagaagacgaattggacgaagaagaggaggaagacgaggccAAACAAGCAGAGaccgagaagaagagcaaggatGTCGACGAGCTTGCCGAGACTCTTGGGAAGACTGGCCTGTAG
- a CDS encoding uncharacterized protein (COG:S;~EggNog:ENOG410PQW1): MKYTRANLLTPARNFCAALSSSSPIPTLLTHFTHDPYPQAHEHGLPHLAPFLGRTFTGSDGVARYFEVMTSELGFEDMSFEPEAEWLVDTSIMAVVIRGTAKFYAKRTGQKWDEGFVYRLGIAEEVNEEVSGRGELKVQEYEVWADTGAAYLALNGRLGEVLSEEKEGGTGGAGRTRRSQDRKRSGCGEVVGSGMGAYGSCGQ, encoded by the coding sequence ATGAAATACACTCGCGCCAACCTCCTAACGCCCGCCCGCAATTTCTGCGCCGCcttatcctcctcctcccccatcCCAACCCTCCTCACCCACTTCACCCACGACCCCTACCCGCAAGCCCACGAACACGGCCTCCCCCACCTCGCCCCCTTCCTCGGCCGCACCTTCACCGGCAGCGACGGCGTCGCCCGATACTTCGAAGTAATGACTTCCGAACTCGGCTTCGAAGACATGTCCTTCGAGCCCGAGGCCGAGTGGCTCGTCGACACATCTATCATGGCGGTGGTTATCCGAGGGACCGCGAAGTTCTATGCGAAACGCACGGGCCAGAAATGGGATGAGGGGTTTGTGTACCGGCTGGGTATTGCGGAGGAGGTGAATGAGGAGGTTTCGGGGAGGGGGGAGTTGAAGGTGCAGGAGTATGAGGTTTGGGCGGATACGGGGGCGGCATATCTTGCGTTGAATGGGAGGCTGGGGGAAGTGTTAagtgaggagaaggaggggggGACTGGGGGCGcggggaggacgaggaggagtcAGGATCGGAAGAGGAGTGGCTGTGGGGAGGTTGTTGGGAGTGGGATGGGGGCGTATGGGAGCTGTGGGCAGTAG
- the ALG6 gene encoding dolichyl-P-Glc:Man(9)GlcNAc(2)-PP-dolichol alpha-1,3-glucosyltransferase ALG6 (BUSCO:EOG09260NZ8;~CAZy:GT57;~COG:G;~EggNog:ENOG410PGJR;~InterPro:IPR039488,IPR004856;~TransMembrane:13 (o41-65i154-173o185-206i218-244o250-268i275-295o374-395i402-420o426-443i450-467o473-493i513-532o544-565i);~go_component: GO:0005783 - endoplasmic reticulum [Evidence IEA];~go_function: GO:0016758 - transferase activity, transferring hexosyl groups [Evidence IEA];~go_function: GO:0042281 - dolichyl pyrophosphate Man9GlcNAc2 alpha-1,3-glucosyltransferase activity [Evidence IEA];~go_process: GO:0006488 - dolichol-linked oligosaccharide biosynthetic process [Evidence IEA]) — protein MSPSYRPRKKRRVPPSSGTNNNLILDVGDGKSLPAFPLVSFLWAARAGVSTWLILPLILMAVGLFRWAVSLWGYSGFQIPPMHGDFEAQRHWMELTIHLPMSKWYTYDLQYWGLDYPPLTAYHSWLLGKIGSLFDPAWFALDVSRGFEDPRFKVFMRATVVVSEYLVYIPAVINFLRRYTRMQGVPVWSASIALVAVLLQPATILIDHGHFQYNTVMLGLAVASLDAILAGRMLWACIFFIGALGFKQMALYYAPVMFAFLLGVCTFPRIRILRLLCIALTTIAAFAVLFAPLIAEASGVEAREYFKDIPQPPLLQALPFEVNKDSVLYAPLFQLLQIVHRMFPFSRGLFEDKVANAWCAIHTFYKLHRFDASLLQRASLGATLGSILIPCAIIFRHPRASLLLPALASVSWGFFLFSFQVHEKSVLLPLLPMTLLLSGDGGLSKETRAWVGWVNTLGSWTMFPLLQREKLRIPYFMMTFLWTYLLGLPPTSLETYRSRPSSGNSNPSFEPNVLTKILHFCFYLAMVAWHVLEAFVPPPPSKPDLWVVLNVLIGAGGFGIAYLWCMWKLITQCWKIDRKAEEDSQKKKQ, from the exons ATGTCCCCTTCGTATCGCCCGCGCAAGAAGAGAAGGGTCCCTCCGTCTTCCGGCACGAACAACAACCTCATCCTGGACGTTGGAGATGGCAAATCGCTGCCTGCGTTTCCCCTGGTCTCCTTCCTCTGGGCTGCTAGGGCAGGTGTTTCAACATGGTTGATTCTCCCTCTCATTCTAATGGCCGTTGGCCTGTTTCGCTGGGCGGTTAGTCTATGGGGTTACTCTG GCTTTCAGATACCCCCGATGCACGGTGACTTTGAGGCGCAGCGACATTGGATGGAGCTTACGATTCACCTCCCAATGTCAAAGTGGTATACGTACGACCTGCAATACTGGGGACTGGATTACCCGCCATTGACGGCATACCATAGCTGGCTACTTGGAAAGAT TGGTTCTCTTTTCGACCCCGCATGGTTTGCCCTGGACGTATCCCGCGGATTCGAGGATCCCCGCTTTAAGGTGTTTATGCGTGCGACTGTGGTTGTTTCCGAATATCTAGTCTACATCCCCGCGGTTATCAACTTCCTGCGTCGTTATACTCGAATGCAAGGTGTTCCCGTGTGGTCTGCCTCAATCGCCCTCGTTGCTGTCCTCCTGCAACCCGCGACTATTCTCATCGACCATGGCCATTTCCAATACAACACTGTGATGCTGGGGCTTGCGGTCGCAAGTTTAGATGCCATCCTCGCTGGACGCATGTTGTGGGCTTGCATTTTCTTCATCGGTGCTCTTGGCTTCAAGCAAATGGCGCTCTACTATGCCCCCGTCATGTTCGCGTTCCTCTTGGGTGTTTGCACCTTCCCGCGCATCCGGATTCTTCGTCTCTTGTGTATTGCTCTTACTACTATCGCTGCTTTCGCGGTGCTGTTCGCTCCGCTCATCGCCGAGGCTAGTGGGGTCGAAGCACGGGAGTACTTCAAGGATATTCCTCAGCCTCCTTTGCTACAAGCCCTTCCCTTCGAAGTGAACAAGGATTCCGTGCTCTATGCGCCTCTCTTCCAGCTTTTGCAAATTGTGCACCGCATGTTCCCATTTTCTCGAGGCTTGTTCGAAGACAAGGTAGCAAATGCCTGGTGTGCTATCCATACTTTCTACAAGCTACATCGTTTCGACGCGAGTCTTCTCCAAAGAGCATCACTTGGTGCGACACTGGGCTCAATCCTGATCCCATGCGCTATTATTTTCCGTCACCCACGAGCCTCATTGCTGCTTCCAGCCCTGGCCAGTGTGTCCTGGGGATTCTTCCTATTCTCATTCCAAGTCCATGAGAAGAGCGTACTGTTGCCGCTGCTTCCAATGACACTCCTCCTTTCCGGCGATGGTGGACTAAGCAAGGAGACTCGTGCCTGGGTTGGATGGGTCAATACGCTAGGTTCATGGACCATGTTCCCACTTCTGCAGCGCGAGAAACTCCGGATCCCGTACTTCATGATGACCTTCCTGTGGACCTACCTGCTGGGTCTGCCCCCGACATCTCTCGAGACCTATCGCAGCCGACCCTCCTCTGGAAACTCAAATCCCAGCTTCGAGCCCAATGTGTTGACCAAGATCCTCCACTTTTGCTTCTACCTTGCCATGGTCGCATGGCACGTTCTGGAGGCGTTTGTGCCGCCTCCACCCAGCAAGCCGGACCTGTGGGTGGTTCTTAACGTCCTGATCGGAGCGGGTGGATTTGGCATCGCCTACCTATGGTGTATGTGGAAGTTGATCACGCAGTGCTGGAAGATTGATCGTAAGGCAGAGGAAGATAgccagaaaaagaagcagtgA
- a CDS encoding copper metallochaperone COX17 (COG:O;~EggNog:ENOG410PSUK;~InterPro:IPR009069,IPR007745;~PFAM:PF05051;~go_component: GO:0005758 - mitochondrial intermembrane space [Evidence IEA];~go_function: GO:0005507 - copper ion binding [Evidence IEA];~go_function: GO:0016531 - copper chaperone activity [Evidence IEA]), translated as MSWLFGSSTGNAAQEPIPAPVQTSQTQTEKPKPCCVCKPEKAARDDCMLFSKGEDPAQECKSTIDQYKSCMAGFGFKI; from the exons ATGTCGTGGCTTTTCGGCTCCAGCA CAGGCAACGCTGCCCAAGAACCCATTCCCGCCCCCGTCCAAACCTCCCAGACTCAGACCGAGAAGCCCAAA CCCTGCTGCGTATGTAAACCCGAGAAAGCCGCCCGCGATGACTGTATGCTCTTCTCGAAGGGCGAGGATCCCGCACAGGAGTGCAAATCGACGATTGATCAGTATAAGTCTTGCATGGCGGGATTCGGGTTTAAGATCTAG
- a CDS encoding uncharacterized protein (COG:P;~EggNog:ENOG410PFW2;~InterPro:IPR018303,IPR023298,IPR023299,IPR001757, IPR004014,IPR036412,IPR006534,IPR008250;~PFAM:PF00122,PF00690,PF00702;~TransMembrane:10 (i118-141o147-166i336-357o377-404i735-756o762-786i798-816o836-852i864-884o909-933i);~go_component: GO:0016021 - integral component of membrane [Evidence IEA];~go_function: GO:0000166 - nucleotide binding [Evidence IEA];~go_function: GO:0008553 - proton-exporting ATPase activity, phosphorylative mechanism [Evidence IEA];~go_process: GO:0120029 - proton export across plasma membrane [Evidence IEA]) yields MAERRISYAPDVENGDHSRSAAGDEGNLDEYSALNRYISTARDGRRGSTSSAGNRSQEEKKKPWWKFGGKKDDAGGEGFVIPDEWHDTDMHSGLGASEIEARRKKAGWNELTTEKTNFFIQFIGYFRGPILYVMELAVLLAAGLRDWIDFGVIIAILLLNAVVGWYQEKQAADVVASLKGDIAMRAWVVRDGQEQEVLARELVPGDIVIIEEGTVIPGDVRLICDYSKPEMYETYKEHLATVNEDTLKEKEDDDEGAMEAQLGVSLVAVDQSAITGESLAVDKYMTDTCYYTTGCKRGKAYGVVLATARHSFVGKTAALVQGAQDQGHFKAVMDHIGTTLLVLVMFWILAAWIGGFYRHLKIATPEFSDNNLLHYTLILLIIGVPVGLPVVTTTTLAVGAAYLAERKAIVQKLTAIESLAGVDVLCSDKTGTLTANQLSIREPYVNEGVDVNWMMAVAAIASNHNLKNLDPIDKVTIMTLRRYPKAREILSRNWVTEKYTPFDPVSKRITTICTCDGVRYVCAKGAPKAILNMSECSEEEAALFREKSTEFARRGFRSLGVAVQKEGEPWQLLGMYPMFDPPREDTAHTIAEAQHLGLAVKMLTGDAIAIAKETCKMLALSTKVYDSERLIHGGLAGSAQHDLVEKADGFAEVFPEHKYQVVEMLQQRGHLTAMTGDGVNDAPSLKKADCGIAVEGSTEAAQAAADIVFLAPGLSTIVDAIKLARQIFQRMKAYIQYRIALCLHLEVYLVTSMIIINETIRADLIVFIALFADLATIAIAYDNAHFEARPVEWQLPKIWLISVILGLLLAIGTWILRATLFLPNGGVIQNFGSPQEILFLEVSLTENWLIFVTRGAKTMPSWQLVGAIFGVDVIATLFCVFGWLSGGPEEAHSSPDSSAVFSKNADVDIVTVVVIWGYSIGVMIIIAVVYYILTEIPALDNLGRKTRSKADTQIENLLAHLHKLAIEHEVDETGKGRYTLGARADAEADDE; encoded by the exons ATGGCGGAGCGGAGAATCTCCTATGCTCCCGACGTGGAGAATGGTGACCATTCTCGCAGTGCCGCTGGTGATGAAGGCAACCTCGACGAGTACAGTGCCCTGAACCGTTACATTTCGACTGCCCGTGATGGCCGTCGCGGCTCGACCTCCAGCGCCGGCAACCGCTCtcaggaggagaagaagaagccctggTGGAAGTTCGGTGGAAAGAAGGATGACGCCGGTGGTGAGGGTTTTGTCATTCCTGATGAGTGGCACGACACCGACATGCACTCTGGTCTCGGTGCTAGCGAGATCGAGGCTCGCCGCAAGAAGGCTGGCTGGAACGAGTTGACCACCGAAAAGACCAACTTCTTCATCCAGTTCATTGGTTACTTCCGTGGTCCTATTCTCTATG TTATGGAACTTGCTGTCCTCCTTGCTGCCGGTCTGCGTGACTGGATCGATTTCGGTGTCATTATCGCTATTCTGCTTCTTAACGCTGTCGTTGGTTGGTATCAGGAAAAGCAGGCCGCTGATGTTGTCGCTTCCCTGAAGGGTGACATTGCTATGCGCGCTTGGGTTGTCCGTGATGGACAGGAGCAGGAGGTTCTTGCCCGTGAATTGGTTCCTGGTGACATT GTCATTATCGAGGAAGGTACCGTCATCCCCGGTGATGTCCGTCTTATCTGCGACTACAGCAAGCCTGAGATGTACGAGACCTACAAGGAGCACCTCGCCACCGTCAACGAGGACACCctcaaggagaaggaggatgacGACGAGGGTGCCATGGAGGCTCAGCTCGGTGTTTCTCTTGTTGCCGTGGACCAGTCCGCCATCACTGGTGAATCTCTCGCTGTCGACAAGTACATGACTGACACTTGCTACTACACCACTGGTTGCAAGCGTGGCAAGGCCTACGGTGTTGTCCTCGCTACTGCTCGTCACTCTTTCGTCGGTAAGACCGCTGCTCTGGTGCAGGGTGCCCAGGACCAGGGTCACTTCAAGGCCGTCATGGACCACATTGGTACTACTCTCCTGGTTCTTGTCATGTTCTGGATTCTCGCTGCCTGGATTGGTGGTTTCTACCGTCACCTGAAGATCGCTACTCCCGAGTTCTCCGACAACAACCTGCTCCACTACACTCTGATTCTCCTGATCATTGGTGTTCCCGTTGGTCTTCCCGTtgtcaccaccaccactctcGCCGTCGGCGCTGCCTACCTCGCTGAGCGTAAGGCTATCGTCCAGAAGCTCACTGCCATTGAGTCTCTTGCTGGTGTCGACGTTCTCTGCTCTGACAAGACCGGTACCTTGACTGCCAACCAGCTCTCCATCCGTGAGCCTTACGTCAACGAGGGTGTCGATGTCAACTGGATGATGGCTGTTGCTGCTATTGCCTCGAACCACAACCTCAAGAACCTTGACCCTATCGACAAGGTTACCATCATGACTCTCCGTCGCTACCCCAAGGCCCGTGAGATCCTCTCGCGTAACTGGGTTACCGAGAAGTACACTCCTTTCGACCCTGTCTCCAAGCGTATTACCACCATCTGTACCTGCGACGGTGTCCGCTACGTCTGCGCCAAGGGTGCCCCCAAGGCCATTCTCAACATGTCCGAGTGCTCCGAAGAGGAGGCTGCTCTCTTCCGTGAGAAGTCTACCGAATTCGCTCGCCGTGGTTTCCGTTCTCTTGGTGTTGCTGTCCAGAAGGAGGGTGAGCCCTGGCAATTGCTGGGCATGTACCCCATGTTCGACCCCCCTCGTGAGGACACTGCCCACACTATCGCCGAAGCCCAGCACCTTGGTCTCGCTGTCAAGATGTTGACTGGTGACGCTATTGCCATTGCCAAGGAAACCTGCAAGATGCTTGCTCTCTCTACCAAGGTCTACGACTCTGAGCGTCTCATCCACGGTGGTCTTGCCGGCTCTGCCCAGCACGACCTTGTTGAGAAGGCCGATGGTTTCGCTGAAGTTTTCCCCGAGCACAAGTACCAGGTCGTCGAGATGCTCCAGCAGCGTGGTCACTTGACCGCCATGACTGGTGACGGTGTCAACGACGCTCCCTCTCTCAAGAAGGCCGACTGTGGTATCGCCGTCGAAGGTTCCACCGAGGCTGCCCAGGCTGCTGCTGACATTGTTTTCCTCGCCCCTGGTCTCTCCACCATTGTCGACGCTATCAAGCTTGCCCGTCAGATCTTCCAGCGTATGAAGGCCTACATTCAGTACCGTATTGCTCTGTGTCTGCACTTGGAAGTCTACCTCGTTACCTCGATGATCATCATCAACGAGACCATCCGTGCCGACCTGATTGTCTTCATCGCCCTGTTCGCTGACTTGGCCACAATCGCCATTGCCTACGATAACGCTCACTTCGAAGCTCGTCCTGTCGAGTGGCAGTTGCCCAAGATCTGGCTGATCTCCGTCATCCTTGGTCTCTTGCTTGCTATCGGTACTTGGATCCTGCGTGCTACCCTCTTCCTGCCCAACGGTGGTGTCATCCAGAACTTCGGTTCGCCCCAGGAAATTCTCTTCCTTGAGGTGTCTCTCACTGAGAACTGGTTGATCTTCGTTACCCGTGGTGCTAAGACCATGCCCTCGTGGCAGCTGGTCGGTGCTATCTTCGGTGTCGATGTCATCGCCACCCTCTTCTGTGTTTTCGGATGGTTGAGCGGCGGTCCCGAGGAGGCCCACTCTAGCCCTGACAGCTCTGCTGTCTTCTCCAAGAACGCCGACGTCGACATTGTCACCGTTGTTGTCATCTGGGGTTACTCTATTGGTGTTATGATCATCATCGCCGTTGTCTACTACATCCTTACCGAGATCCCCGCCCTCGACAACCTTGGCCGCAAGACCCGCTCCAAGGCTGACACCCAGATTGAGAACCTCCTCGCCCACCTCCACAAGCTCGCCATTGAGCACGAGGTCGACGAGACTGGCAAGGGCCGGTACACCCTTGGTGCTCGCGCTGACGCCGAGGCGGACGATGAGTAA
- a CDS encoding uncharacterized protein (COG:B;~EggNog:ENOG410PGXE;~InterPro:IPR011990;~go_function: GO:0005515 - protein binding [Evidence IEA]) has product MWLELYYQDSQRDVEDIVKKGSVLIVYTRGLNCSPTANETRALSLNRSVAFIKTKQFAAALADSNSAIVATGTTEKALTRKLQELYSLERFQECCEILKGLLKENPSNAAAQDELARATKRLAEQETGSYEFNKFHEAANKLRPPLLDDATYIGPVVVKEAASYGRGLFTTKEVKAEGLLLCEKAFGFVYADPEHRRDVTLVYEMGTNQLWFGANTELIRVIAQKMYANTSLTSVITDLHADGYRSADVAEMESQWSTPVVDTFQFERIIDANAFGSQNSAAQNHIEETLYKREGIAINQGKSSFHSLASGR; this is encoded by the exons ATGTGGCTGGAGCTGTACTACCAGGACAGCCAGCGTGACGTGGAGGACATTGTCAAAAAGGGATCGGTGCTGATTGT CTACACCAGAGGCCTCAACTGCTCTCCAACTGCTAACGAAACCCGCGCCCTCAGCCTCAACCGATCGGTCGCCTTTATCAAAACCAAGCAGTTCGCTGCTGCCCTTGCCGATTCCAATTCCGCGATAGTAGCCACAGGGACCACGGAGAAGGCTCTTACCCGCAAGCTCCAGGAGCTGTACAGCCTCGAGCGGTTTCAGGAATGCTGCGAGATCCTCAAAGGTCTCCTCAAAGAAAACCCCAGCAACGCAGCGGCTCAGGATGAACTCGCCCGAGCGACTAAGCGTCTCGCAGAGCAGGAAACCGGCAGCTACGAATTCAATAAATTCCACGAAGCGGCAAACAAGCTTCGTCCGCCGCTCTTGGATGATGCAACCTACATTGGCCCTGTAGTTGTCAAGGAGGCGGCGTCTTACGGACGTGGTCTGTTCACTACGAAAGAGGTCAAGGCCGAAGGTCTCCTGCTCTGTGAGAAGGCGTTTGGATTTGTTTATGCGGATCCAGAGCACCGACGGGACGTGACCTTGGTATACGAAATGGGTACCAACCAGCTGTGGTTTGGCGCAAATACAGAGCTCATCAGGGTGATTGCTCAGAAAATGTACGCCAACACGTCATTGACCTCTGTCATCACTGACTTGCACGCAGATGGATACAGATCTGCCGATGTGGCGGAAATGGAAAGCCAGTGGTCGACGCCAGTGGTCGACAC GTTCCAGTTCGAGCGCATCATAGATGCAAATGCCTTTGGCAGCCAAAATTCAGCGGCGCAGAATCACATCGAGGAGACCCTCTACAAACGCGAAGGCATAGCAATCAACCAAGGCAAATCCAGCTTTCACTCCCTCGCGTCTGGCCGATGA
- a CDS encoding uncharacterized protein (COG:B;~EggNog:ENOG410Q1RJ), with the protein MLILRVTQDMPANTEITLAYKDPIPEFDEERTRFRSWNFFLRHQRQKREAIAASLEQTYARPPTFVPRVALFDIYLDLAHGYMRKQQPEKAVAAALKTFESLGFVIEGGELPHVPSTQLVVKRWGMFHSRPSAGLCLLVRIVCSSRRFARRRSSMRALRIKRLWGRMRRLRRRRIML; encoded by the exons ATGCTAATCCTCCGCGTAACACAAGACATGCCCGCCAACACCGAAATCACGCTGGCCTACAAGGACCCCATCCCCGAGTTCGACGAGGAAAGAACCCGCTTCCGCAGCTGGAACTTC TTCCTCCGCCATCAGAGGCAAAAACGCGAGGCCATCGCCGCCAGCCTCGAGCAGACATACGCCAGACCACCCACCTTCGTCCCCCGCGTCGCCCTCTTCGACATCTACCTCGACCTAGCCCACGGCTACATGCGCAAACAGCAACCCGAGAAAGCTGTCGCCGCCGCACTAAAGACCTTTGAATCACTGGGCTTCGTAATCGAGGGTGGTGAATTGCCTCACGTCCCCAGTACGCAGTTGGTTGTGAAACGCTGGGGGATGTTCCATAGTCGGCCGAGTGCTGGACTGTGCTTGCTTGTGCGTATAGTGTGCTCGAGCCGAAGATTTGCCAGAAGGCGGAGCAGTATGCGAGCGTTGCGTATCAAACGGCTGTGGGGGAGGATGAGACGTTTGAGGAGACGCCGTATCATGCTATAA
- the DST1 gene encoding transcription elongation factor DST1 (BUSCO:EOG092645TJ;~COG:K;~EggNog:ENOG410PFX1;~InterPro:IPR035100,IPR003617,IPR036575,IPR017923, IPR035441,IPR003618,IPR001222,IPR006289;~PFAM:PF01096,PF08711,PF07500;~go_component: GO:0005634 - nucleus [Evidence IEA];~go_function: GO:0003676 - nucleic acid binding [Evidence IEA];~go_function: GO:0008270 - zinc ion binding [Evidence IEA];~go_process: GO:0006351 - transcription, DNA-templated [Evidence IEA];~go_process: GO:0006355 - regulation of transcription, DNA-templated [Evidence IEA]): MDAKEIELKTKALAKAATQNDSASTITSILKELQQGVKATEDLLRSTRVGIVVNKFKQHKAPDVARLASEIVSKWRTEVNKQKAAGSPAKERSSSSPRPGAAAAAAGSNGSASPASATPTDKASKLSVPPDKRTWKADGVDVNQTSNRIRDSCIGLMYDGLCLNSTEPPRLVLQKASAVEASAYNSLGPETKEQYRTKIRSLYQNLKNKSNPTLRIRVLNGDVTPDQFVTMSHEELRSAEQREKDARIQKENMDKAMVAQAERSISTSLQCGKCGQRKVTYTEAQTRSADEPMTLFCTCMNCGKSWKQ; encoded by the coding sequence ATGGACGCCAAAGAGATCGAACTCAAGACCAAGGCGTTGGCCAAGGCCGCGACGCAGAATGACTCCGCGTCAACCATCACGTCGATACTCAAGGAACTACAGCAAGGCGTGAAAGCAACGGAGGATCTCCTACGATCGACCCGGGTTGGAATTGTGGTCAACAAATTCAAGCAACACAAGGCACCCGACGTGGCCCGGTTAGCGAGCGAGATCGTCTCCAAATGGCGAACTGAAGTGAACAAGCAAAAGGCCGCCGGATCACCAGCCAAGGAACGCTCGAGCAGCTCGCCACGCCCCGGTGCCGCTGCAGCCGCTGCAGGCTCCAACGGCAGCGCATCACCCGCCAGTGCGACTCCCACAGATAAGGCCTCGAAGTTGTCCGTGCCCCCAGACAAGCGCACCTGGAAGGCCGACGGTGTCGACGTCAACCAAACCTCCAACAGAATTCGCGACAGCTGCATTGGACTTATGTACGACGGCCTTTGCCTCAACTCCACCGAGCCGCCGCGCCTTGTCCTCCAAAAGGCCTCCGCCGTCGAAGCATCCGCCTACAACTCCCTCGGCCCCGAGACTAAAGAACAATACCGTACGAAGATCCGCAGTCTTTACCAGAACCTCAAGAACAAATCCAACCCGACTCTGCGAATCCGCGTGCTCAACGGCGACGTTACGCCCGACCAGTTCGTCACCATGTCGCACGAAGAGCTGCGGTCTGCAGAGCAGCGCGAGAAGGACGCGAGGATTCAAAAGGAGAACATGGACAAGGCAATGGTGGCGCAGGCGGAGCGCAGTATCAGTACCTCTTTGCAGTGTGGAAAGTGTGGGCAGCGCAAGGTTACTTATACCGAGGCACAGACGCGGAGTGCAGATGAACCGATGACGCTGTTTTGTACATGTATGAATTGCGGGAAGTCGTGGAAGCAGTAG